The sequence TTCTATAATATTGAAATTATTGATTGATTTGTTAATATTAACTGATTATTTTCATATTATAGAGATCCCGAATGCTTACTGCTGCAGTGGTTTTTTCATAGATTTGTTTATTTGTCAGATGCCATTTTTATGCAATAATTAGGTTTTTCGTGCTATGGTGTTTGACCTATATACAATGATAATTTTCTATTTACCGCAGATAATGCGCATGGTGTTTAAGAACAGTGTATTCATATTAATTACGGAGTACCTTCTAGTTTTGTTCTTTGGTTTCTGTAAAACTTAAATACGTTTTAGATTGTTTAGTTTTGCTTATTTGTTCGTTTCATCTATGTGACACAGCAATTGATATGAATATCTTTTGTCTATTTTTATAGAATGGAAAAGCGTGTTTGGGTGACATCATCTATCGCTACCTAACTGCAGAACAGTTTTCTCCCGATTGTCTTCTCGATTGCCTGGACTTGTCATCAGAGCACCATACTCTGGAAGTAGCAAATCGCGTTGAGGGAGCAATTTATACATGGAAACTAAAAGATCGTAAAAAGAATATAAATCATCCGAAGACCAAGCATTCATTGTGGAGTGGCAAAGTGAAGGGGCTGGTTGCGGATGGTGACAGGAACACACTCTTAGCACAAAGAGCAGAAACATTGCTACGTAGTTTGAGACTTCGATTCCCTGGTCTTCCTCAAACTTCATTGGATATGAGCAAAATTCAGTATATCAAGGTGTGTATAATAACTAACTCTCTTCATATACATATACTCTCCTCACACATGGAGGATCACAATTTTATAGCAAATGGAGAAGGGGGCAAAAGTTAGCGGGTTAGATTATGAATTAAAGTGAGTAACTTTTTGTTGAAGATCGAGATAAGTTGAGTTGAGTTGACCTGAAACGCATTTTGCCATAGTAGTTGTTTACTCAATTTTTTTCAATATATGCTTACTTTGGCACTTATGATTACAAAAGCTGCATCATTTCAGTAAGAATCCATttttttaatacattaatattgaaAGTTAGATGTTTTAAATTACTACATCTTGCGTGTTTGGActacattttgtatttttaaactttgttattttatttttaatttaaatttaatgttTATGAACATAATTGAACGGTCATGTGACTTGTAATAAGTAGCTTCAGAAGGGTTGATTTATTTATCTAGTTAAGTGGTTGAGCTATTCCAAGTTCTATTACTCTATTAAATACAATTTATGTGCATCTTTCCTTTTTTTCCTTCACTTTTTAATGCATTAGATTAGACATTTTTACACAAATCATTGAGTAGTAGCAATTATACTGTCCTTGGTGTGATGACTGGCTCTATGGTTTacataatactccctccgtcccctaTTTATTGTCCAGCATTCCATTttgagatgtcccaaattaattgtctacttccatatATAGAATAGAAGAAATTAAAATgattaagttctattatgcccttaagGTATGTGGATAAGatgaaaggagaataaaaaggtaaggGTAAAAccggaaagtaaacagaaagtacagtacttttatgacattttcttaaactgtgtgtattttgtctggtgacaattaaatagggacggagggagtaacttTTATGGGTTGTTGAAAATTTTTGATAGTTTTTAGTTATTTTGCTGCGATTAATGAAATTTTATTAAACCTTTCTTACTGTAGGATGTTGGGCAGTCAATATTGGAAAGCTACTCAAGGGTAATGGAGAGCTTGGCATTTAACATAATGGCAAGAATTGATGACATTATCTTTGTAGACGATGCTACAAAACGTTGTGTAGCTTCAGAATCATTATCAACGTTTAACCGAGGAGGTTTAGGAGGCCGTCCCATCCAAAAACGAATGTCCCCGAGTCCCTTCTCAATTCAACACACCCCTTATGGGTCCCCTTTTGCTACACCAACCTTCTGTTTTTCCCCTACTTTGATTCGTAGCCCTGGTAGGGCTCCTACACCTGTTACTGATGACAGTTGTGTTAATGATAAATTAGAAATCCCGACGCCTACTGATGTAAACAAGCTATGGACATATGCTGGGAACCTTACTACTGGAAGTGTAACCGAACGGGATTGAAATGGCTACATCTGAGAttgttagtttttagttttaatatagtaTGTGTTTATTAGAAAAATGCAGGTTCTGGTTGGGGCATATGCTCGGATTTTACTTAGCTGGGGAACTCGTATATTAGAGTTTGTTTTGCGTTTAGTAAATGAGAATAGTTTTATTCTTCTGCTGAATGATCCAATCTATGGTTGGTGTGGACTATTGAGTATTGTAAGCTTTGCTTGGCTATTAATATCAGCAGCAACAAATTAAGCTGATCTATATATTTTTGCTTAGCATTTGTTTAGGAGGTTTAGATGATAGAATGTATAGTTTATAACTCAATTTGATCTATGTTATTTTAGCTGTTGATACTTATTGTTTATGCATTTTCATTTGTGGATGTGAATTATCATGTTGACTATATAAAAAGTTTTTCATACTATTTCTGCTTGAAGCTCACCTTCTTCATATGAAATACAGAGTAATACTTGAGAGTCAACTTTCCTCTTAATGGTTCACTTAATTAATGTTCATCGACTCGTCTTTTGCTTTAAATATAAAATAAGTTAATAACGTACACATACATAAGGACCTAATCAATGTTAATCAGCTCATTTTTTTATTTCATGGACTCATCTTTTAAACATGGTCAGTGATATaataatgaagtaaaacctaaATAATGCTAGTTTTATAGTTGGGATTTTGGAACTTTTCTTTACCATTTTATGGTATGAAAAGGCATTTAATACTCTTAAGTAATATTTTGAAGCATGTGGACTAACTAATAATTTTTTTTAGGTAAAATAATGTATTTAGAAACTTTAATTTTGTAGTAATTAAAATGAACTATTATATCACCCAAACGCAACACAATTTTTTTAAGACAAACACACGTCCATTACACGAATATTTTTTACAATAATTACGAAATATATCCATAACACGACTTGAACCCTCAACCTTTTGATTAAAAGGGACACCACAATAGCGTCAGACCAATGGCCCATTGGTCAAACACCACACAAATTGAAATGCACGAGTAGACGTAGaaatcaccatcaccaccatatctTCATGACCAACGGTTCAAAAACCCTATTAATTATATGTATCATTTCCATCAATAAACAAACAGTACCATGTATATATCATTATCTTCCATATCAAAACTAGAATATTACAAGTTCCTTTTAAGTTACTATGTACAGTTTAAGGGTTCACAAAGTTCTTCAAAAGCCATCCTCGTCGTCGATGTTGAAGCTACCCCAACCCTTGAATGATTTGAAAGTCAAGCACATAACCTTTTGATAGCATGGAGCTCTCGCCATCTCGTGTCTCAAAATTTTGATTCATTCACATAAAGAGTAGTCGCAGCATCATGTCTCTTTGTGAATCCCTATACGACATCCAGCTATTCGTCGGCCTCAACTGGAACAAAcacaaattcaaaaaaaaaaaaaaaacatcagcATCATCACAATCACCCGTTCGATATTTTTAAAACGTTCTACATTTtcatcactcatcatcatcatgtgaATCACCACCACATTCGTCGTAGCTACCACTATCCTCAGTAATGTCATCTTTTTCCTCCATCTCCACCTCCTCATCCTGTTCCAACTCCCCAAAACCATAACTgtcttcatcatcaccatcattgtACACTTCATCGTCATCAACATCATTGTCATTCTCATCTTCGCTATCACTAGTTGCtggaactatcatcatcatcatcaacaacaacaacaaaacaataccacatgagtggtgtatgggggaggtgatatgtagacaatccttcccctatccgagaataaagacaagtcatttctccacccagagtgaaacactctcaagagtagagaaagtcatccctctctttattcgacggataaagagattgcttccgagaggacctccggcctttaagtaggaaaaagttttttctttttctttttaaataaaaatctaaaataaaaataataacagacgccatgaaaatggtagaatcaaatttttatgggttataaatcctgcctggaatttaatttaggctctacgaGTCagccaagtcgccaataaatcgacgattgatgtcgactcaatagagcccCTAGATAAGCCTATAGTTGAAAATAGGCAGATctaggtatcatcatcatcatcgtactcATGGAGGTAAAACGTGTCATTAGATTTATCATAAAATATGAGATGGAAGCGAAACGGAACGAGACTAAAAAACCTTATCCGTAAACAATAATATCATAACAATCAGAAAAGGCTATAACTCAGCCCCTAGATAAGCCTATAGTTGAAAATAGGCAGATCTAGGTTATTTGATTATTGATACACCCAACGAGTCAAATTTTATAACATGGCTAGAGATATAAGAAGTAAAATGGGCCAAGTGGTTAACACAATGCACACTATGAATTAAACTCAGCGTACGATAACTACCATTTTTATCTAACATCACACCGATTACCCAAAAGAAGACTAAATATCGGCGAATAAACAAAGTAAAACGATATAGTAAGAAACGTACTTTCTCATTACTTATCGGGAGAGTTTCTTTTTCAACTGCATTCGGCGTCCATATCTTAATGTCACGTTCAATCCCACTACTGGCAAGCATTGTTATATGCGGGTGCGGTTCAATGCAGTTCACGACTTGTTTATCTGCTTCTAAAACACGAAGAAGCTCCGAATCGTTTTTTCTCCAAATAAACATCCGACCACAATCTGACCCGCTCACAATATACTCACATTTGGGTCCAAAAAAGTTTATACCTTTAACCGTCACAGCGTTTCGGTGCCCCTTGTAGACTCGAGGAACACATTTTCCGTCACTTTCCATGTCCGAATCTGAACTAGTCAAACTTTTATCAAGAACCAAATTTACATCGTTACCCAAACCCATGTCTTTTGTAAAAAGATAGATAGAATCATCACAGTATGATACAAGAAGTTCACTCTGATCTGAGAATGATAATCCTGTTATTCCCAAATGCTCGTCGCCAATTAGATGTGCAGGGCAAAAGTAATCAGCTGGTTTACCAAAATCGGTTGAACCATCCCATTTATAGTGACGGATATCATATAGTCTGGTAAATTCATCTGAACCAGCAATCACAAACAGATTTGGGTTCCTTGGATCTATAGCTATGGAATTCAGATTAACTTCTTCTGCAAAACCTCTATTGGGTAACGGTTGGCAAGTAAAAAGTTTTGTACCCACTCCTGTCCTTAGATCAAACTTATAAAAAAATATAGTTTAATAACTAGCTTTAGCAGGCCTATGATAAGACGAAATGAGCACATTTAAGAGTAGCATAGGTATAATGTAC comes from Rutidosis leptorrhynchoides isolate AG116_Rl617_1_P2 chromosome 4, CSIRO_AGI_Rlap_v1, whole genome shotgun sequence and encodes:
- the LOC139845083 gene encoding uncharacterized protein, whose protein sequence is MTKVRKRASIDTAVVDICRREVGRLSTRKFSMRLASSEDLVLRLELSRKLDKHKGCVNTVGFNADGDILVSGSDDRNVILWDWETGKVKLSYYSGHNNNIFQAKIMPGTNDRSIITCAADGQVRHAIIPERGQVEPKLLGKHQGRAHKLANEPGSPYIFYTCGEDGLVQHFDLRTGVGTKLFTCQPLPNRGFAEEVNLNSIAIDPRNPNLFVIAGSDEFTRLYDIRHYKWDGSTDFGKPADYFCPAHLIGDEHLGITGLSFSDQSELLVSYCDDSIYLFTKDMGLGNDVNLVLDKSLTSSDSDMESDGKCVPRVYKGHRNAVTVKGINFFGPKCEYIVSGSDCGRMFIWRKNDSELLRVLEADKQVVNCIEPHPHITMLASSGIERDIKIWTPNAVEKETLPISNEKLRPTNSWMSYRDSQRDMMLRLLFM